In Leptospira bouyouniensis, the following proteins share a genomic window:
- the gatB gene encoding Asp-tRNA(Asn)/Glu-tRNA(Gln) amidotransferase subunit GatB: protein MEYEVIIGLEVHVQLNTNSKIFSTATNEFGGSPNTHISPLCVALPGTLPVLNEVVLEKAVRAGVALGCEITQFTKFDRKNYFYPDLPKGYQISQFDKPYATKGGIHIQLKGEKEEKFLPLTRIHMEEDAGKLIHSHDPSINRSYVDYNRAGTPLIEIVSEPDLRSSDEAYVYLNELKTILRYIQVSDCNMEEGSLRCDANVSIRPKGEKGFRTRVEIKNLNSFKAVKQAIDYEVEWQKDVYSRGESFKQMTKLWDATLLKTIPMRSKEMSHDYRYFPEPDLPTIQISDSFIEEIRKTLPELPRQKKERYKTELGLPEYDAEVLTSEREIAEYFEEALVISGDAKKTSNWVKDEILGIVNKENISIQEFAIDPVRIGKLVKLINSGEITGKIAKTIFEDMLTSKDQPETIVEKKGLKVVRDDKALEEIVIRVIESQPESVESWKNGKDRVLGAIVGGVMKETKGKADPKLVNELILAKLGPLGEKKKV, encoded by the coding sequence ATGGAATACGAAGTCATCATCGGTCTGGAAGTCCACGTCCAGCTCAATACCAATTCAAAAATATTTTCCACTGCCACAAACGAATTTGGTGGTAGCCCCAATACTCATATTTCGCCATTATGTGTTGCACTTCCCGGCACCTTGCCAGTGTTAAATGAAGTGGTACTTGAAAAAGCCGTGAGAGCTGGTGTAGCTCTTGGATGTGAAATCACACAGTTTACAAAATTTGACCGTAAAAATTACTTTTATCCTGACTTACCTAAAGGGTATCAAATTTCGCAATTTGATAAACCGTATGCTACTAAAGGTGGAATTCATATCCAATTGAAAGGTGAGAAAGAAGAAAAGTTTCTTCCTCTCACACGGATCCATATGGAAGAGGATGCGGGTAAACTCATCCATTCACATGATCCTTCTATCAATCGTTCGTATGTGGATTACAACCGAGCCGGAACACCTCTCATTGAAATCGTTTCCGAACCAGACCTTCGTTCATCAGATGAAGCATATGTTTACTTAAATGAATTAAAAACCATTCTCCGTTACATTCAAGTTTCCGATTGTAATATGGAAGAAGGGTCCCTCCGTTGTGATGCAAACGTATCCATTCGTCCAAAAGGAGAAAAAGGATTTCGCACACGAGTTGAGATTAAAAACTTAAACTCATTCAAAGCCGTAAAACAAGCGATTGATTATGAAGTTGAATGGCAAAAAGATGTGTATTCTCGCGGAGAGTCATTCAAACAAATGACAAAACTTTGGGATGCAACCTTACTCAAAACTATTCCAATGCGCTCAAAAGAAATGAGCCATGATTACCGATATTTTCCTGAACCAGATCTACCTACGATTCAAATTTCGGATTCTTTTATTGAAGAGATCCGAAAAACTCTTCCTGAACTCCCTAGACAAAAAAAAGAACGTTATAAAACTGAACTTGGACTTCCGGAGTATGATGCAGAAGTTTTAACAAGTGAACGTGAAATTGCAGAATACTTTGAAGAGGCATTGGTCATATCAGGTGATGCAAAAAAAACTTCGAATTGGGTCAAAGATGAAATATTAGGGATTGTGAATAAAGAAAATATCTCAATCCAAGAATTTGCAATTGATCCTGTTCGAATTGGTAAACTTGTGAAACTCATTAACTCTGGTGAAATCACAGGAAAAATTGCCAAAACTATTTTTGAAGATATGTTAACTTCAAAAGACCAACCAGAAACTATCGTTGAGAAAAAAGGTCTGAAAGTGGTACGTGATGACAAAGCCCTCGAAGAAATTGTCATACGTGTGATAGAGTCACAACCCGAATCTGTGGAAAGTTGGAAAAATGGAAAAGACCGAGTCCTCGGTGCCATCGTTGGTGGAGTGATGAAGGAAACAAAAGGGAAAGCCGATCCAAAACTTGTAAACGAATTGATTCTTGCCAAGTTAGGCCCGTTAGGTGAAAAAAAGAAGGTGTAA
- a CDS encoding histidine phosphatase family protein — MDLYLVRHPETIAPKGTCYGRTDFPLKYPVEDTADVTFSYLPPNFNHFITSPAPRALKLANALYNKYYLEQNRSVIEIHTDERLLEMNFGDWDGKLWEEIPRKETVPWMKDFVNARTPNGEAFTDLIHRVDLFLDDWKENGILRQRWEETNKQKLNVLIVVCHSGPIRAMFCRLQGIPHEEAFKSPVEFGSVHKLEI, encoded by the coding sequence ATGGACCTCTATCTAGTTCGCCATCCAGAAACCATTGCCCCAAAAGGAACTTGTTATGGTAGAACTGATTTCCCACTCAAATACCCAGTAGAAGACACGGCAGATGTTACCTTCTCTTATCTGCCACCTAACTTTAATCATTTTATTACTAGCCCCGCCCCACGCGCTTTAAAACTGGCAAATGCCCTCTACAACAAATACTATCTTGAACAAAACCGATCAGTCATAGAGATTCACACCGATGAACGATTGTTAGAAATGAATTTCGGTGATTGGGATGGAAAACTTTGGGAAGAAATTCCCAGAAAAGAAACCGTTCCCTGGATGAAGGATTTTGTGAATGCCAGAACACCAAATGGAGAAGCCTTTACTGACCTCATCCACCGAGTGGACTTGTTTTTGGATGATTGGAAAGAAAATGGAATCTTACGACAAAGATGGGAAGAGACAAACAAACAAAAATTAAATGTGTTGATTGTTGTTTGTCATTCAGGACCCATTCGGGCAATGTTTTGTCGGCTTCAAGGAATTCCACATGAGGAAGCATTTAAATCCCCAGTGGAATTTGGATCTGTTCATAAACTAGAAATCTAA
- a CDS encoding adenosylcobinamide-GDP ribazoletransferase, protein MNFILLEIRLFFVCMSFLTRIPSPGWVGFKEEWLHQSIKYSPTVGILLGSLQLFVFLIFQFLFGTTISFTISVGFLLILTGAFHEDGFSDFCDGIGGGWKREDILRIMKDSRVGSFGAVGISLLVLLKVLGVSESFQLYEKNGFNFMLNAKIQFQLLSVWLYFVSAHSFSRFLSVFMMKLLPYAKEEGYAKPMAKEITWPQILFASLFGVIPYLTLVYLHPNFLFSLFCIIPSYVYMFSLMKRWIQGFTGDCLGAVQQVIETCIWISGVFLWTSI, encoded by the coding sequence ATGAATTTCATCCTTTTAGAAATTCGATTGTTTTTTGTTTGTATGTCTTTTCTCACAAGAATCCCTTCACCAGGTTGGGTAGGTTTTAAGGAAGAATGGTTACACCAATCGATTAAATATTCACCTACTGTTGGCATTTTACTTGGCAGCTTACAGTTGTTTGTTTTTTTAATATTCCAATTTTTATTTGGAACAACGATTTCATTTACGATTTCGGTTGGTTTTTTGCTAATCCTAACCGGTGCCTTTCATGAAGATGGTTTTTCTGATTTTTGTGATGGGATTGGTGGTGGATGGAAACGTGAAGATATCCTAAGGATCATGAAAGACAGTCGTGTGGGTAGTTTTGGCGCTGTTGGAATCTCACTCCTTGTATTGTTAAAAGTATTGGGAGTTTCAGAATCGTTTCAGTTGTATGAAAAAAATGGATTTAACTTTATGTTGAATGCCAAAATTCAATTTCAATTGCTCAGTGTTTGGTTGTATTTTGTATCTGCACATAGTTTCAGTCGATTTTTATCTGTGTTTATGATGAAATTATTACCATATGCAAAGGAAGAAGGGTATGCAAAACCGATGGCAAAGGAAATCACTTGGCCACAAATCCTCTTTGCAAGTCTATTTGGAGTGATCCCATATTTGACTTTAGTGTATTTACATCCCAATTTTTTATTCAGTTTATTTTGTATCATTCCAAGTTATGTATATATGTTTTCGTTGATGAAAAGATGGATCCAAGGGTTTACAGGAGATTGTTTGGGTGCTGTCCAACAAGTGATTGAAACTTGTATTTGGATTTCAGGAGTGTTTTTATGGACCTCTATCTAG
- the cobT gene encoding nicotinate-nucleotide--dimethylbenzimidazole phosphoribosyltransferase has product MSLFSLPKISPVTPVLRDQIRVKINTKTKPLGSLGALESVAQQIAEIQNTMTPKLQNPKLILFAGDHGITEEPVSLYPKDVTWQMVFNFLRGGACANVFAKHSDIDVEVVDAGVDHDWDDVTNQLIQIKIRNGTSNFLKTSAMTKEEASQSLQNGINLISDKKYNDTNVFLFGEMGIGNTSSASLILSHLTGIPLSKLVGKGTGLNPEGKNIKLQILEKAYQRTGKLSDPLEILSEFGGFEIGMMAGAMLGAASKQNLFIVDGFITTAAYLLAYHLSPTVKDYAIFSHVSDEEGHIIVLNHYQIRPLLTLNLRLGEGSGALAAYPLIELSVKFLNEMASFADAGVSDSDTKA; this is encoded by the coding sequence ATGTCCTTATTTTCCCTACCAAAAATTTCCCCAGTAACTCCCGTTTTGCGAGACCAAATTCGTGTAAAAATCAATACCAAAACAAAACCATTAGGTTCTTTGGGCGCTTTGGAATCAGTAGCACAACAAATCGCAGAAATCCAAAACACCATGACTCCAAAATTACAAAATCCGAAACTCATTTTGTTTGCTGGTGACCATGGAATCACGGAGGAACCTGTATCACTTTATCCTAAAGATGTTACGTGGCAAATGGTGTTTAATTTTTTGCGTGGTGGTGCTTGTGCCAATGTCTTTGCCAAACACAGTGATATCGATGTAGAAGTGGTTGATGCGGGAGTGGATCATGATTGGGATGATGTAACGAATCAGTTGATCCAAATAAAAATCAGAAACGGTACTTCTAATTTTTTAAAAACTTCTGCAATGACTAAAGAAGAAGCTTCACAATCTTTGCAAAACGGTATCAATTTAATTTCTGATAAAAAATACAATGATACCAATGTATTTTTATTTGGAGAAATGGGGATAGGCAATACATCCTCTGCCTCATTAATTTTATCTCATCTAACAGGAATTCCACTTTCAAAATTGGTGGGCAAAGGAACTGGTCTCAATCCTGAAGGAAAAAACATCAAACTCCAAATTTTAGAAAAAGCATACCAAAGAACAGGAAAACTAAGTGATCCATTAGAAATCCTCTCAGAGTTTGGTGGTTTTGAAATTGGCATGATGGCAGGTGCTATGCTCGGAGCCGCATCCAAACAAAATCTTTTTATCGTAGATGGATTCATTACGACAGCTGCCTATTTACTAGCATATCATCTAAGCCCTACTGTGAAAGACTATGCAATCTTTTCTCATGTATCAGATGAAGAAGGTCATATCATTGTCTTAAATCATTATCAAATTAGGCCACTTCTAACACTCAATTTAAGATTAGGGGAAGGGAGTGGTGCTTTGGCCGCTTACCCACTTATTGAACTTAGTGTTAAATTTTTGAATGAAATGGCATCCTTTGCCGACGCGGGAGTTAGTGATTCTGATACAAAGGCTTAA
- the dnaE gene encoding DNA polymerase III subunit alpha, producing MEDFAHLHLHTTYSMLDGAIRISDLMKRVKELGMSSVAITDHGNMYGAIEFYKEAVKHEVKPIIGCEFYVTPSRSAETELDEIADGGAYHIILLCKNEVGYQNIIKLASRSFTEGFYRKPRIDYDLLERHSDGLVCLTACLAGEVNRKILEGKEDKAYALAGRLHEIFRREDFYMEIQDHGIPEQKIVAEAVIGFSKRTGIPLVLTNDSHFLTKDDREAQDILLRIGMRKNIDDEMRFGFNQNFYVKSPAEMKELFPNHLDAFYNTLAIRDKCSLNFQFGNPLLPAFEVPPGYDTDSYLEKLVWEGIVEKYKEITPIVKERTEFEMQTIRNMHFAGYFLIVQDYINFARRTGIPVGPGRGSAAGSIIAYALGITNVDPIRYNLLFERFLNPDRKDMPDIDTDFCVERREEVINYIKHRYGENRVGQIITFGSLAAKAAIKDVARVFNVPFSEVNEMSKLFPKKLGITIQEAVETSKDLRDIAEKSELNKKVFSIAQKLEGNYRQVGRHAAGVVIAPTALEEIVPLSTVSEPGRDGRSIVTQYDKNMSEQVGLIKMDILGLKNLTTIHHATQLIQKRHGILLDLDKIPLDDPATFSLLRKANVLGIFQLDSSSGIRDLFAKAQVQKFEEIAALLALYRPGPMGSGMLDDYLDRKNGKKKVVFPHESLAEVLGETYGVIVYQEQVMGISRIMGGFSVGDSDVLRKAMAKKDKSKLPALKEKFVKGAVEKKINEKLATELFEQLEKFGEYGFNKSHSVAYAFVTYQTAYLKANYSIEYLTALLSGDHSKITDVVKYINNAKEMGIRILGPDLRESGISFEITDDKTVRFGLSSIKGVGELAAQNIIHNRNELGGYKQLSDFTKKLDTRLANKKVLESLAQGGAFDSFGYSRKTIFESTDIILNYANKKQAEEKEGQFSLFGGANGGTEENLNLPKDGIEWSGDELLRREKETTGLYLSGHPLDKFTEQLKTLNPTSIENLEEVRPKSKVEIAGVLSKKVVKLTKKKEEFVNFMLEDQTGEIECVAFPKTYAEFKHLFTEDNTVFIKGILERIDADESELKGQIIVNKLEELNSVTIEKKMEKTLHLTINMKEDKNRDVILKLQDILSVHRGASSVFFHLVGNGDEKKVIRAHDHFSIEITSDLMKMLTDILGKGAVRYTVGEEVRVYG from the coding sequence ATGGAAGATTTTGCCCACCTGCATCTACACACTACTTATTCCATGTTGGATGGTGCCATCAGAATCAGTGATTTGATGAAACGAGTGAAAGAACTTGGCATGAGTTCTGTCGCCATCACAGACCACGGGAACATGTATGGTGCGATCGAGTTTTACAAAGAGGCAGTCAAACACGAAGTAAAACCTATCATTGGTTGTGAGTTTTATGTAACACCATCTCGAAGTGCAGAAACAGAGTTAGATGAAATTGCAGATGGAGGTGCTTACCATATCATTCTCTTATGCAAAAATGAAGTTGGATACCAAAACATCATCAAACTGGCAAGTCGTTCTTTCACAGAAGGATTTTATCGTAAACCACGAATTGATTATGATCTGTTAGAAAGACATAGCGATGGACTTGTTTGTTTGACGGCATGCCTTGCCGGTGAAGTCAATAGAAAAATCCTAGAAGGAAAAGAAGACAAAGCGTATGCGTTAGCTGGTCGTTTGCACGAAATCTTTCGCAGAGAAGATTTTTATATGGAAATCCAAGACCACGGAATTCCAGAACAAAAAATTGTCGCAGAAGCTGTCATTGGATTTTCGAAACGAACTGGTATCCCACTAGTCCTTACCAACGATTCTCACTTTTTAACAAAAGATGATAGAGAAGCTCAAGACATCCTATTACGCATCGGAATGAGAAAAAACATTGATGATGAAATGCGATTTGGGTTCAATCAAAACTTCTATGTGAAATCTCCTGCTGAGATGAAAGAACTTTTTCCCAATCACCTTGATGCATTTTATAATACACTTGCAATTCGCGATAAATGTTCTCTCAATTTTCAATTTGGAAATCCTTTACTACCTGCTTTTGAAGTTCCTCCCGGTTATGATACAGACAGTTACTTAGAAAAACTGGTTTGGGAAGGGATTGTAGAAAAATACAAAGAGATTACCCCAATTGTCAAAGAAAGAACCGAATTTGAAATGCAAACCATTCGGAATATGCATTTCGCAGGTTATTTTCTCATTGTACAAGATTATATCAATTTTGCAAGGCGAACGGGAATCCCTGTAGGACCTGGTCGTGGTTCGGCAGCTGGTTCGATCATCGCTTACGCTCTTGGAATCACAAACGTAGATCCAATTCGTTACAATTTGCTCTTCGAACGATTTCTAAATCCAGACCGAAAGGATATGCCTGATATCGATACAGATTTTTGTGTCGAACGCCGAGAAGAAGTGATCAACTACATCAAACACCGGTATGGTGAAAATCGAGTAGGGCAGATCATTACCTTTGGATCACTTGCAGCAAAAGCAGCTATCAAAGACGTAGCACGTGTTTTTAATGTTCCTTTTTCAGAAGTTAACGAGATGAGTAAATTGTTCCCGAAAAAATTGGGAATCACAATCCAAGAAGCAGTAGAAACTTCAAAAGACCTGCGTGATATTGCTGAAAAATCAGAATTAAACAAAAAAGTATTCTCCATTGCCCAAAAACTTGAGGGTAACTATCGTCAGGTGGGAAGACATGCTGCTGGTGTTGTCATTGCACCAACTGCTTTGGAAGAAATTGTTCCGCTATCAACTGTTAGTGAGCCGGGAAGAGATGGTCGCTCCATTGTCACTCAGTACGACAAAAATATGTCGGAACAAGTGGGTCTCATTAAAATGGATATTTTAGGTCTAAAAAACTTAACAACAATCCATCACGCTACTCAACTCATTCAAAAACGCCATGGCATTTTACTTGATTTGGATAAAATTCCTTTAGATGACCCGGCTACTTTTAGTTTATTGCGGAAAGCAAATGTTCTCGGTATATTCCAGTTAGATTCTTCCTCAGGGATCCGTGATTTATTTGCGAAAGCTCAAGTGCAAAAATTTGAAGAAATTGCCGCCTTGCTTGCGTTATACCGACCTGGACCGATGGGATCCGGGATGTTGGATGATTATTTAGATCGTAAGAACGGTAAGAAAAAAGTAGTATTCCCTCATGAAAGTTTAGCGGAAGTCTTAGGTGAAACTTATGGTGTCATCGTTTACCAAGAACAAGTAATGGGTATTTCAAGAATCATGGGTGGATTTTCCGTCGGAGATTCGGATGTTCTTCGTAAGGCGATGGCAAAAAAAGACAAATCCAAACTGCCAGCCTTAAAAGAAAAATTTGTTAAAGGTGCCGTCGAAAAAAAGATTAACGAAAAGTTAGCAACCGAACTCTTCGAACAATTAGAGAAATTTGGTGAGTACGGATTTAATAAGTCCCACTCGGTAGCTTATGCATTTGTAACTTACCAAACAGCATACCTAAAAGCAAATTATTCGATCGAATATTTAACTGCTTTGTTGTCAGGGGATCATTCCAAAATCACTGATGTAGTAAAATACATTAACAACGCCAAAGAGATGGGAATTCGAATCCTCGGTCCTGATTTACGTGAATCAGGAATTTCCTTTGAAATCACTGACGACAAAACGGTTCGTTTTGGATTATCATCAATTAAAGGTGTTGGGGAACTGGCCGCTCAAAATATCATCCACAATCGAAATGAACTTGGTGGTTATAAACAACTGAGTGATTTTACAAAAAAATTGGATACTCGTTTGGCCAATAAAAAAGTTTTAGAGTCACTAGCACAAGGTGGTGCATTTGATTCTTTTGGTTATTCGAGAAAAACAATTTTTGAATCTACAGATATTATTCTAAATTATGCGAACAAAAAACAGGCAGAAGAAAAAGAAGGTCAATTTTCTTTGTTTGGTGGTGCCAATGGTGGCACTGAAGAAAACTTAAATTTACCAAAAGATGGAATCGAATGGAGTGGAGACGAACTTCTTAGAAGAGAGAAGGAAACAACAGGTTTATATTTATCTGGCCACCCATTGGATAAATTTACTGAACAATTAAAAACACTTAATCCAACTTCCATCGAAAACTTAGAAGAAGTCCGACCAAAATCAAAAGTTGAAATTGCAGGTGTCCTTTCTAAGAAAGTAGTCAAACTCACTAAGAAAAAGGAAGAGTTTGTAAACTTCATGTTGGAAGACCAAACTGGTGAGATAGAATGTGTTGCCTTCCCAAAAACCTATGCAGAATTCAAACATCTGTTTACCGAAGACAATACAGTTTTTATCAAAGGAATTCTGGAGCGAATAGATGCCGACGAATCTGAGTTAAAAGGTCAGATCATCGTCAATAAACTTGAAGAATTAAACTCTGTAACCATTGAGAAGAAAATGGAAAAAACACTCCATTTGACGATCAATATGAAAGAGGATAAAAACAGAGATGTGATTTTAAAACTTCAGGACATCCTTTCTGTTCATAGAGGTGCTTCATCGGTATTTTTTCATTTGGTTGGAAACGGAGATGAAAAAAAAGTCATACGTGCTCATGATCATTTCTCCATCGAGATCACATCTGATCTTATGAAAATGTTAACCGATATTTTAGGGAAAGGTGCTGTTCGTTATACAGTAGGGGAAGAAGTGAGAGTATACGGGTAA
- a CDS encoding AraC family transcriptional regulator, producing the protein METESISLNVLFEFLWMGSGAIFCIIWSLSNLVNNHKKSDLIWSFILFSTGLWLLTGAFMFTGFYLFLPSVVFIHIPFIFLSASFLYYYLEYLFLEKEIRFHWIGFLPSLLAIGLLFPYYLESEEGKIQILNTIQVSEYGSILSGLNLGIKLSILLSVGIFLIREWIPNVMLSIFFTKKAIYSLVFILLVWIDLFIGSIGFSLQIPFFRKLSAYLLPILMYFYYFTRELWEPFVSDVRDNIQKNKYEKSKLVSVPLETIDQKLYELMIEKVYCDEDLNLSKLADMVGVKSGQLSEYFHKRYGFGFYHYINQYRIEEAKRYLLEPTERTILSIADAVGFNSKSTFNRVFLEKVGITPTDFRKQSKLS; encoded by the coding sequence GTGGAAACAGAATCGATATCACTAAATGTATTATTTGAGTTTTTATGGATGGGCTCTGGAGCAATTTTTTGCATCATTTGGTCTTTATCTAATTTAGTCAACAATCACAAAAAATCAGACCTAATTTGGTCATTCATTTTATTTTCTACAGGCTTATGGCTGTTAACTGGTGCATTTATGTTTACCGGATTTTATTTATTTTTACCTTCAGTAGTATTTATTCATATTCCTTTCATATTTTTGTCTGCTTCGTTTTTATATTATTATCTAGAATATTTATTTTTAGAAAAAGAGATTCGATTCCATTGGATAGGGTTTCTCCCGTCCTTACTTGCAATCGGATTATTATTTCCATATTATTTAGAATCAGAGGAAGGAAAGATTCAAATCTTAAACACAATTCAAGTTTCAGAATATGGATCTATCTTAAGCGGACTTAATTTAGGGATCAAACTCTCTATCCTTTTGTCAGTGGGTATTTTTCTCATACGAGAATGGATTCCCAATGTGATGTTATCCATTTTTTTTACCAAAAAAGCAATATATTCCCTCGTTTTTATCCTTTTGGTTTGGATTGATTTATTTATTGGTAGTATTGGGTTTAGTTTACAAATTCCATTCTTTCGAAAGTTAAGTGCTTACCTATTACCAATTCTTATGTACTTTTATTACTTCACCCGTGAGTTGTGGGAACCTTTTGTATCTGATGTTAGAGATAATATACAAAAAAACAAATATGAAAAATCCAAGTTGGTTTCCGTCCCGCTAGAGACAATCGATCAGAAATTGTATGAATTGATGATAGAAAAAGTTTATTGTGACGAAGACTTAAATTTGTCCAAACTTGCGGATATGGTTGGAGTAAAGTCAGGACAATTATCTGAATACTTTCACAAGCGATATGGTTTTGGATTTTATCACTATATTAACCAATACAGAATTGAAGAAGCAAAACGTTATTTATTGGAACCAACAGAACGAACCATTCTTTCCATAGCAGATGCAGTGGGCTTCAATTCAAAATCCACATTCAATCGTGTGTTTTTAGAAAAGGTGGGAATCACTCCTACTGATTTTCGCAAACAATCAAAATTATCTTAA
- a CDS encoding AMP-dependent synthetase/ligase, whose protein sequence is MRTMIDFYLDLPKKFGHKNAFATRVGSGVYQFKTYEELLTDAKNLAYGLSEFLSERDKVAIFADNSYNWIQTSIATTLLGAVDVPRASDVTDQDILYILNHSESKVLFVENDSVFEKVIRLEKDLEYLKEIILFEPPKSSKVLKAKKVRIFTFQELITKGIQKSKEDPTDFLFENNTIKESDLFTMIYTSGTTGTPKGVMLTHGNILFQLNHLPLSLKKGDKTLSILPIWHIFERIFEIFSLSYGACTYYSSVRTLKEDLKFVRPNFMASAPRLWESIYSGILGTLNKSSKVKQKMFQISMFFADKFFNSRQIITGNVLDIHPIMLWKQMIRYLYHLVRFFIVCIPYLILDFLVLSKIRKATGGELRGSVSGGGALPFHVDEFFNMIGIPVLEGYGMTETAPVLAMRTFEEIIPGSVGRIFPNTQLRLVDLHTGEVFLDTELGKFVYGRKGEIHVKGKQVMAGYYKNPDATNKVLVNGWLNTGDLGIYTSNHHLRIVGRSKETIVLLGGENVEPVPIESKILESEWIDQCMVVGQDQKYLSALVYPNLNRFEGISQTDFYKQKEVIQKMESEIKSKINAQTGFKSFERVVGVIVIPKAFEVGDELTAKLSLKRHVITDKYKNEIKSLYENQ, encoded by the coding sequence ATGCGAACCATGATAGATTTTTATTTAGATCTCCCCAAAAAATTTGGGCACAAAAATGCATTTGCAACACGAGTGGGGTCTGGTGTTTACCAATTCAAAACTTATGAAGAATTGTTAACAGATGCAAAAAATTTGGCATATGGACTTTCTGAATTTTTATCAGAAAGAGATAAAGTTGCCATCTTTGCCGACAATTCTTACAATTGGATCCAAACGAGTATAGCCACAACTTTACTTGGTGCAGTGGATGTACCACGTGCATCTGATGTTACTGACCAAGACATTTTATATATTCTCAATCATTCCGAATCGAAAGTATTGTTTGTAGAAAATGATTCTGTTTTTGAAAAAGTCATTCGATTGGAAAAAGATTTGGAATATCTTAAAGAAATCATTTTGTTTGAACCACCCAAATCAAGTAAAGTACTCAAAGCCAAAAAAGTCAGAATTTTTACCTTTCAAGAGTTAATCACGAAAGGGATACAAAAATCAAAAGAAGATCCAACCGATTTTTTATTCGAAAACAATACCATCAAGGAATCTGATTTATTCACAATGATTTATACTTCCGGTACAACTGGCACACCCAAAGGTGTTATGCTTACTCACGGAAACATTTTATTCCAATTGAATCACCTCCCATTGAGTTTGAAAAAAGGAGATAAAACTTTATCGATTTTGCCGATTTGGCATATCTTTGAACGAATTTTTGAAATTTTTAGTTTGTCCTATGGAGCATGTACATATTACAGCAGTGTCCGTACACTCAAAGAAGATCTAAAGTTTGTTAGACCCAACTTTATGGCATCAGCTCCTAGGTTATGGGAAAGTATTTACTCAGGTATATTAGGTACACTGAATAAATCAAGTAAGGTGAAACAGAAGATGTTTCAAATCTCAATGTTTTTTGCCGATAAATTTTTCAATTCCAGACAAATCATTACAGGGAATGTATTGGATATCCATCCCATTATGTTATGGAAACAAATGATTCGGTATTTATACCATTTGGTTCGATTCTTTATCGTTTGTATTCCCTATCTAATTTTAGATTTTTTAGTATTGTCAAAAATTAGAAAAGCAACTGGTGGGGAGTTACGAGGTTCTGTTTCGGGTGGAGGTGCCCTTCCGTTTCATGTCGATGAATTTTTTAACATGATTGGCATACCTGTACTCGAAGGGTATGGGATGACAGAAACTGCGCCAGTTCTAGCAATGCGAACTTTTGAAGAAATCATCCCAGGATCCGTTGGAAGGATATTTCCGAATACACAACTTCGACTTGTTGATTTACATACTGGAGAAGTGTTTCTAGATACCGAACTAGGTAAGTTTGTTTATGGAAGGAAAGGGGAGATCCATGTAAAAGGAAAACAAGTAATGGCTGGTTATTATAAAAATCCTGATGCAACTAACAAAGTGTTGGTGAATGGATGGTTGAATACTGGTGATTTAGGTATTTATACTTCCAATCACCATTTAAGAATTGTTGGTCGATCCAAAGAAACCATTGTTCTCCTTGGTGGAGAAAACGTGGAACCTGTTCCAATCGAATCAAAAATTTTAGAATCGGAATGGATTGACCAATGTATGGTGGTTGGTCAAGACCAAAAGTATCTTAGTGCACTTGTGTATCCCAACTTAAATCGTTTTGAAGGAATTTCCCAAACTGATTTTTACAAACAAAAAGAAGTGATTCAAAAAATGGAATCGGAAATCAAATCAAAGATTAATGCACAAACTGGATTCAAATCATTCGAACGAGTAGTAGGTGTGATTGTGATTCCAAAAGCGTTTGAAGTAGGAGATGAACTCACGGCAAAGTTGTCGCTCAAGCGACATGTGATCACTGACAAATACAAAAATGAAATCAAATCACTTTATGAGAATCAATAG